Proteins encoded within one genomic window of Candidatus Nezhaarchaeota archaeon:
- a CDS encoding methyltransferase produces MKIAFNDMVIYVWKGVYPPSDDTFLLLDNLKLNGGELVLDIGTGTGVLAVKCALMGCYVVGVDINRVAIQNAKFNAKVNNVEKLTSFLCSDATLALRDNCEFDVIVMNPPYLPSTGIPSVDDPSWNGGPDGISLILKVIGEVHRVLSRNGKLYFVFSSLSKYDIVFSHLRAMNLQSTVVAKKKLWFEELFLIEVRRCPTSG; encoded by the coding sequence TTGAAGATAGCCTTTAATGACATGGTGATTTACGTTTGGAAAGGCGTATACCCACCTTCTGATGACACCTTCCTGTTGTTAGACAACTTAAAGTTAAATGGTGGTGAGCTTGTACTGGACATTGGGACTGGAACGGGAGTTCTGGCTGTAAAGTGTGCGTTAATGGGTTGCTACGTGGTCGGGGTAGACATAAATAGAGTAGCTATCCAGAACGCTAAATTCAATGCGAAGGTAAATAACGTCGAGAAACTAACTAGCTTTCTATGTTCTGACGCTACATTAGCGTTAAGAGACAATTGCGAGTTCGATGTTATAGTGATGAACCCACCCTACCTGCCATCTACTGGCATTCCGAGCGTTGATGATCCTTCGTGGAATGGTGGTCCTGACGGTATTTCCTTGATTCTAAAAGTGATCGGTGAGGTGCATAGAGTATTAAGTAGAAACGGTAAGTTGTACTTCGTATTTTCATCTCTTTCAAAATACGATATCGTCTTTTCTCACCTCAGAGCTATGAACCTCCAATCGACGGTAGTGGCTAAGAAGAAGCTTTGGTTTGAAGAGCTTTTCTTAATAGAGGTGAGGAGATGCCCCACTTCAGGGTAG